One genomic segment of Suttonella sp. R2A3 includes these proteins:
- the tuf gene encoding elongation factor Tu, protein MSKEKFERTKPHVNVGTIGHVDHGKTTLTAALTKIGADRFGGSFSAYDQIDGAPEERARGITISTAHVEYESEARHYAHVDCPGHADYVKNMITGAAQMDGAILVCSAADGPMPQTREHILLSRQVGVPNIVVYLNKADMVDDAELLELVEMEVRDLLNEYDFPGDDTPIIIGSALKALEGDTSDIGVPSIEKLVDALDSYIPEPERDIDKPFLMPIEDVFSISGRGTVVTGRIERGVVKVGEEIEIVGIRPTTKTTCTGVEMFRKLLDQGQAGDNVGVLLRGTKREDVERGQVLAKPGTITPHTKFEAEVYILSKDEGGRHTPFFKGYRPQFYFRTTDVTGECILPEGVEMVMPGDNIKMEVNLINPIAMDEGLRFAIREGGRTVGAGVVASIIE, encoded by the coding sequence ATGTCTAAGGAAAAATTTGAACGCACCAAGCCGCACGTTAACGTCGGCACAATTGGTCACGTTGACCACGGTAAAACCACATTAACAGCAGCATTAACCAAGATTGGTGCGGATCGTTTTGGTGGCTCATTCTCAGCATACGACCAGATTGACGGTGCACCAGAAGAACGTGCTCGTGGGATTACCATTTCAACTGCCCACGTTGAATATGAATCAGAAGCTCGTCACTACGCACACGTAGACTGCCCAGGACACGCTGACTATGTTAAAAACATGATCACTGGTGCGGCGCAGATGGACGGCGCTATCCTGGTTTGTTCAGCCGCTGATGGCCCAATGCCACAGACTCGTGAACACATCCTGTTATCACGTCAGGTAGGCGTGCCTAACATCGTTGTTTACTTAAACAAAGCCGACATGGTAGACGACGCAGAACTCTTAGAACTCGTTGAAATGGAAGTTCGTGACCTGTTAAACGAATACGACTTCCCAGGTGATGACACACCAATCATCATTGGTTCAGCATTAAAAGCACTCGAAGGCGACACCTCAGACATTGGTGTTCCATCAATTGAGAAACTCGTTGATGCTTTAGACTCATACATCCCAGAGCCAGAGCGTGACATCGACAAGCCATTCTTGATGCCAATCGAAGACGTCTTCTCAATCTCAGGCCGTGGTACTGTTGTAACTGGTCGTATTGAGCGCGGTGTGGTTAAAGTCGGTGAAGAAATCGAAATCGTCGGTATCCGCCCAACCACCAAAACCACCTGTACCGGTGTTGAAATGTTCCGTAAATTGCTCGACCAAGGTCAAGCAGGGGACAACGTAGGCGTTCTGTTACGTGGTACCAAGCGTGAAGACGTTGAACGTGGTCAAGTCTTGGCTAAGCCAGGCACCATTACCCCACACACCAAGTTTGAAGCAGAAGTCTACATTCTGTCTAAAGACGAAGGTGGCCGTCACACCCCATTCTTCAAAGGCTACCGCCCACAGTTTTACTTCCGTACCACGGACGTAACTGGCGAATGTATCCTTCCAGAAGGCGTTGAAATGGTTATGCCAGGCGATAACATCAAAATGGAAGTTAACCTGATCAACCCAATCGCGATGGACGAAGGCTTACGCTTTGCGATTCGTGAAGGTGGTCGTACCGTTGGCGCCGGCGTTGTTGCCAGCATTATCGAGTAA
- the secE gene encoding preprotein translocase subunit SecE: MQQSPLQVKKKPLDGLFTALAVLFFLGGFYLIDSMFLAAEAWYVRFGVVLVALLLAAGCLWLTGYRSKILSLFKGARIEWRKLHWPTKDEAVKATLMVLAIVAVFAIFLSIIDWFLALIIRGIM; encoded by the coding sequence ATGCAGCAATCACCTCTACAGGTTAAAAAGAAACCCTTAGATGGACTGTTCACGGCATTGGCTGTGCTGTTCTTTTTGGGCGGGTTTTATTTAATCGATTCTATGTTTTTAGCCGCTGAAGCGTGGTATGTGCGCTTTGGCGTTGTTTTGGTTGCGTTGCTGTTGGCTGCAGGTTGCTTGTGGTTGACTGGCTATCGCTCGAAGATCCTGTCTTTGTTTAAAGGGGCGCGAATCGAGTGGCGTAAGTTGCATTGGCCAACCAAAGATGAGGCTGTTAAAGCCACACTGATGGTGCTGGCGATTGTCGCAGTTTTTGCGATCTTCCTCAGTATTATTGATTGGTTCTTGGCGCTGATTATTCGTGGGATTATGTAA